CTCAGGTTAATCCGAATATGGTGGTGTGCTGGGGCGGGCATTCGATTTCCAGCGAAGAATATGACTACACCAAGCATGTAGGGTATCAACTGGGTTTGCGTGGCATGGATATCTGTACAGGGTGCGGCCCAGGTGCCATGAAAGGCCCGATGAAGGGTGCCGCCATAGGTCATGCCAAACAAAGGATTACCACAGGCCGTTATCTGGGCATTACCGAACCGGGCATTATCGCTGCCGAAGCGCCGAATCCCATCGTCAACGACCTGGTGATCTTGCCGGATATAGAAAAACGTCTTGAAGCTTTTGTGCGCATGGGGCATGCCGTCATCGTCTTCCCAGGTGGGGCAGGCACGGCAGAAGAAATTTTGTACTTGCTGGGTATCTTGCTGCATCCTGATAATGCAGAGTTGCCATTCCCCTTGATCTTTACCGGGCCGGAAAGTGCGGCAGATTACTTCCGTCAGATCGATCAGTTCATTGCTGCAACGCTGGGCCCTGAGGCACAGCAGAACTACAAGATCATCGTCAATGACCCTGCGCGCGTGGCACAGGAAGTACAGGCTGGTATCAAGGAAGTGCGTGAGTTCCGCAAGGCTAAGGGCGATGCGTATTATTTCAACTGGTTGCTGAAGATAGATGCAGAGTTCCAGAAGCCGTTTGAACCCACGCATGAAAACATGCGCAACCTGGCTTTGCACAAGAATCAGGATACGCATCTGCTGGCAGCAAATCTGCGTCGTGCTTTTTCAGGCGTGGTGGCGGGCAACGTCAAAAATCAGGGCATACGTGCAATAGAAAAACATGGACATTTTGAAATTCGCGGCGATAGT
This is a stretch of genomic DNA from Undibacterium sp. KW1. It encodes these proteins:
- the ppnN gene encoding nucleotide 5'-monophosphate nucleosidase PpnN, whose protein sequence is MEFEVIDTQISPGGRMEVLSKAEVVQLLDNSHGGLYQVFRSCALAVLNCGSGLDDGKELLERYKSFDISIIQRERGIKLDVKGAPASAFVDGVMIKGIQEHLFAVLRDILFIKAAIEDDRKFDLATTEGISDAVFHVMRNANLLKPQVNPNMVVCWGGHSISSEEYDYTKHVGYQLGLRGMDICTGCGPGAMKGPMKGAAIGHAKQRITTGRYLGITEPGIIAAEAPNPIVNDLVILPDIEKRLEAFVRMGHAVIVFPGGAGTAEEILYLLGILLHPDNAELPFPLIFTGPESAADYFRQIDQFIAATLGPEAQQNYKIIVNDPARVAQEVQAGIKEVREFRKAKGDAYYFNWLLKIDAEFQKPFEPTHENMRNLALHKNQDTHLLAANLRRAFSGVVAGNVKNQGIRAIEKHGHFEIRGDSEIMASMDTLLASFVAQNRMKLPGKAYTPCYRVIK